A genomic window from Micromonospora sp. WMMA1947 includes:
- a CDS encoding 5'-nucleotidase C-terminal domain-containing protein, producing the protein MTSSSGASRRQVLAVAAAAATAPLLAGAPAEAKPKQPKTWDLTILGTSDTHGNVYNWDYYKDAEFDDSKHNDVGVAKLATLVNQIRAERKGKATLVLDAGDTIQGTPLATYYAKQEPITTTGETHPMARAMNILRYDAVTLGNHEFNYGLPLLATWIEQLGFPALAANALNAKTGKPAFLPYVIKEVKLGGHGAPKLRVGILGLTNPGVAIWDKGNVEGRLVFADMVATAAKWVPEMRRRGADLVVISAHGGDSGTSSYGPELPNENPTALIAEQVPGIDAILFGHAHNEVPEKFVTNLTTGERVLTSEPSKWGQRLTRMDFTLAREKGRWTVTAKSATTLNTNTVAEDPAVLAAVRGQHATTVEYVNRVVAQSSMELSAAESRYKDTPILDFINHVQTEVVTEALAGGEYAGLPVLSIAAPFSRTAVFPQGDVRIRDVAGLYVYDNTLEAVVLTGAEVKAYLEYSAKYFVTLPAGAPVNPETISDPAVPDYNYDVFSGIDYDIDIAEPVGRRITRLVLAGTDTPVAADARFVVAVNNYRRSGGGNFPGIVKTQVYNAQQEIRQLLIDWAQAKGVIDPADFFVPNWKLVREGVPVF; encoded by the coding sequence ATGACCTCCTCCTCCGGCGCCTCCCGGCGCCAGGTGCTGGCCGTCGCGGCCGCCGCCGCGACCGCTCCCCTGCTGGCCGGCGCGCCCGCCGAGGCGAAGCCGAAGCAGCCGAAGACCTGGGACCTGACGATCCTCGGCACGTCGGACACCCACGGCAACGTCTACAACTGGGACTACTACAAGGACGCGGAGTTCGACGACAGCAAGCACAACGACGTCGGCGTCGCGAAGCTCGCCACCCTGGTCAACCAGATCCGCGCCGAGCGCAAGGGCAAGGCGACGCTGGTCCTCGACGCCGGTGACACGATCCAGGGCACGCCGCTGGCGACGTACTACGCCAAGCAGGAGCCGATCACCACCACCGGTGAGACGCACCCGATGGCCCGCGCCATGAACATCCTCCGGTACGACGCGGTGACGCTCGGCAACCACGAGTTCAACTACGGCCTGCCGCTGCTGGCCACCTGGATCGAGCAGCTCGGCTTCCCGGCCCTCGCGGCGAACGCGCTCAACGCGAAGACCGGCAAGCCGGCGTTCCTCCCGTACGTGATCAAGGAGGTCAAGCTCGGCGGGCACGGCGCCCCGAAGCTGCGCGTGGGCATCCTCGGCCTGACCAACCCCGGCGTGGCCATCTGGGACAAGGGCAACGTCGAGGGCCGCCTGGTCTTCGCCGACATGGTCGCCACCGCCGCGAAGTGGGTGCCGGAGATGCGCCGCCGCGGCGCCGACCTGGTCGTCATCTCCGCGCACGGCGGCGACAGCGGCACCTCGAGCTACGGCCCGGAGCTGCCGAACGAGAACCCGACCGCGCTGATCGCCGAGCAGGTGCCCGGCATCGACGCGATCCTGTTCGGCCACGCGCACAACGAGGTGCCGGAGAAGTTCGTCACCAACCTCACCACCGGCGAGCGGGTCCTCACCTCGGAGCCGTCGAAGTGGGGCCAGCGGCTGACCCGGATGGACTTCACGCTGGCCCGGGAGAAGGGCCGCTGGACGGTCACCGCCAAGTCGGCCACCACGCTGAACACCAACACGGTGGCCGAGGACCCGGCGGTGCTCGCGGCCGTGCGCGGCCAGCACGCCACGACCGTGGAGTACGTCAACCGCGTCGTCGCGCAGTCCAGCATGGAGCTGTCCGCTGCCGAGTCGCGGTACAAGGACACCCCGATCCTGGACTTCATCAACCACGTCCAGACCGAGGTGGTCACCGAGGCCCTCGCGGGCGGCGAGTACGCGGGCCTGCCGGTGCTGTCCATCGCCGCGCCGTTCAGCCGTACCGCGGTGTTCCCGCAGGGCGACGTGCGCATCCGCGACGTGGCGGGCCTCTACGTGTACGACAACACGCTGGAGGCGGTCGTGCTGACCGGCGCCGAGGTGAAGGCGTACCTGGAGTACTCGGCGAAGTACTTCGTCACGCTGCCCGCGGGTGCGCCGGTGAACCCGGAGACGATCAGCGACCCGGCGGTGCCGGACTACAACTACGACGTGTTCTCCGGCATCGACTACGACATCGACATCGCCGAGCCGGTCGGCCGGCGGATCACCCGCCTGGTACTGGCCGGCACCGACACCCCGGTCGCGGCGGACGCCCGGTTCGTGGTGGCGGTGAACAACTACCGGCGCAGCGGCGGCGGCAACTTCCCGGGCATCGTGAAGACCCAGGTCTACAACGCCCAGCAGGAGATCCGCCAGCTGCTCATCGACTGGGCGCAGGCCAAGGGCGTCATCGACCCGGCCGACTTCTTCGTGCCCAACTGGAAGCTGGTCCGCGAGGGCGTGCCGGTCTTCTGA
- a CDS encoding SDR family oxidoreductase, protein MSEDQFTQQHPAEQYGQRDGQPSQHQTPPGNEQEMGPKPDHGEESYRGSDRLSGKRAIITGGDSGIGRAVAIAFAREGADVLVTYLADEEEKDAQETVALIEQAGRTGVAVRCDLREEANCRALVDQALRDLGGVDILVNNAAYQMSQDNGLLDITTEQFDRVFKTNVYAMFWLCKFAVPHMKEGSTIINTSSIQAFDPSPQLLDYATTKAAIANFTKALAQNLAERGIRVNAVAPGPIWTPLIPATMPEEKVKQFGTDTPLGRPGQPAELAPAYVYFASQESSYVTGEILGVTGGRPTK, encoded by the coding sequence ATGAGCGAGGACCAGTTCACCCAGCAGCACCCGGCCGAACAGTACGGACAGCGCGACGGGCAGCCGTCGCAACACCAGACGCCGCCCGGCAACGAGCAGGAGATGGGGCCGAAGCCCGACCACGGCGAGGAGTCGTACCGGGGCAGCGACCGGCTCAGCGGCAAGCGCGCGATCATCACCGGCGGTGACTCCGGCATCGGCCGGGCCGTCGCGATCGCCTTCGCCCGCGAGGGCGCCGACGTGCTCGTCACGTATCTCGCCGACGAGGAGGAGAAGGACGCCCAGGAGACGGTCGCCCTGATCGAGCAGGCCGGGCGCACCGGCGTCGCGGTGCGGTGCGACCTGCGCGAGGAGGCCAACTGCCGCGCCCTGGTCGACCAGGCGCTCCGCGACCTCGGCGGCGTCGACATCCTGGTCAACAACGCGGCGTACCAGATGTCGCAGGACAACGGCCTGCTCGACATCACCACCGAGCAGTTCGACCGGGTCTTCAAGACCAACGTGTACGCCATGTTCTGGCTCTGCAAGTTCGCGGTGCCGCACATGAAGGAAGGCTCGACGATCATCAACACGTCGTCGATCCAGGCGTTCGACCCGTCGCCGCAGCTGCTCGACTACGCCACCACCAAGGCGGCCATCGCCAACTTCACGAAGGCGCTCGCGCAGAACCTCGCCGAGCGGGGCATCCGGGTCAACGCGGTCGCGCCCGGTCCGATCTGGACGCCGCTGATCCCGGCCACGATGCCGGAGGAGAAGGTGAAGCAGTTCGGGACCGACACGCCGCTGGGCCGTCCGGGTCAGCCGGCCGAGCTGGCGCCCGCGTACGTCTACTTCGCCTCGCAGGAGTCCAGCTACGTCACCGGCGAGATCCTCGGCGTGACGGGTGGCCGACCGACGAAGTGA
- a CDS encoding nucleotidyl transferase AbiEii/AbiGii toxin family protein, whose amino-acid sequence MTHPHDFYRQVARVALAAAGPHRFVLGGGVAWAAHGLVTRPTEDVDLFADVEGAAAAAADGVRAALERAGYRVAEVDPGGLGEVFDGFERDLRDFVVSRDGRQIRLSLARLDRHRSPVVMDLGPVMDVRDLIANKTAALVNRREVRDYIDVSAALDRYNVAELLELARQVDPALDDEDVRAAGRYLDGLADRRFTRYGLDAPQIAEVRRRMAAWPR is encoded by the coding sequence GTGACCCATCCGCACGACTTCTACCGGCAGGTGGCCCGGGTGGCGCTGGCCGCGGCCGGCCCGCACCGCTTCGTGCTCGGCGGCGGCGTCGCCTGGGCGGCGCACGGACTGGTCACCCGCCCCACCGAGGACGTCGACCTGTTCGCCGACGTGGAGGGCGCCGCCGCGGCGGCGGCCGACGGGGTACGCGCGGCGCTGGAACGGGCCGGGTACCGGGTGGCCGAGGTGGACCCGGGCGGGCTGGGCGAGGTGTTCGACGGTTTCGAGCGGGACCTGCGGGACTTCGTGGTGAGCCGGGACGGCCGGCAGATCCGCCTGAGCCTGGCCCGCCTGGACCGCCACCGCAGCCCGGTGGTGATGGACCTCGGCCCGGTCATGGACGTGCGGGACCTGATCGCGAACAAGACCGCCGCGCTGGTGAACCGGCGGGAGGTACGCGACTACATCGACGTCTCCGCCGCACTGGACCGGTACAACGTGGCGGAGCTGCTGGAGCTGGCCCGGCAGGTCGATCCGGCGCTGGACGACGAGGATGTGCGCGCCGCGGGGCGCTATCTGGACGGGCTGGCCGACAGGCGGTTCACCCGCTACGGCCTGGACGCGCCGCAGATCGCCGAGGTCCGCCGCCGGATGGCCGCCTGGCCCCGCTGA
- the fdh gene encoding formate dehydrogenase yields the protein MGFKTFIQGWPVYRQLTGTDPLGRGAAAQSARSAELAPRTETADGMARSVCPYCAVGCGQRVFHSGGKVTQIEGDPDSPISRGRLCPKGSASKSLVTSPLRPTTVRYRRPYATEWEDLDLDVALDMIADRILAARAETWEDVDDEGRPLNRTLGISSLGGATLDNEENYLIKKLFTAMGALQIENQARIUHSATVPGLGTSFGRGGATDFQQDLVNADVIVIQGSNMAEAHPVGFQWVMEAKKRGAKVFHVDPRFTRTSALADTYLPIRAGTDIALLGGVVRYILENELDFREYVLAYTNAANIVSEQFADTEDLDGLFSGYNPDTGSYDHTSWQYEGQEDSARIRGTGKERDSASGLEHESHGEPVPPQAPRDETLQHPRCVYQILKRHFARYTPEMVARVCGIPEEKFLELARAWTENSGRERTGALVYSVGWTQHSVGVQYIRTGSIIQTLLGNMGRPGGGILALRGHASIQGSTDIPTLFNLLPGYLPMPHHADHPTFDEWVDSIRRPGQKGFWGNSRAFAASLLKAYWGDAATPENDFCYGYMPRMTGDHGTYQQVLNMIDGKVKGYFLLGQNPAVGSAHGRAQRLGMANLDWLVVRDLFMIESATFWKNSPEVATGEIVPEECRTEVFFLPAASHVEKEGTFTQTQRLLQWREKAVDPPGDARSELWFFYHLGRVLREKLAGSTERRDRALLDLAWDYPTHGPHAEPSAEAVLKEINGYEVATGRPLNAFGEARDDGSTAIGCWIYSGVYADGVNQAARRRSRHEQDWVAAEWGWAWPANRRTLYNRASADPEGRPWSERKKYVWWDPEAGEWTGYDVPDFEKTKPPSYRPPEGASGPAGLAGDDAFVMQGDGKAWLYAPTGVLDGPLPTHYEPAESPMRNPLYGQQANPTRKIYEHPVNRMNPSPPEPHSQVFPYVFTVSRLTEHHTAGGMSRTVPRLAELQPEMFVEVSPELAGEIGLDHLGWAHLISGRAVIEARVLVTDRLTPLRVDGRIIHQVWLPYHFGTEGLVTGDSANDLFGITLDPNVLIQESKVGTCDIRPGRRPTGPPLLDLVGDYQRRAGMTPDRKIPVVTTDAGGGDDAAGSTDERSPAAHQDGEPDA from the coding sequence ATGGGGTTCAAGACGTTCATCCAGGGGTGGCCGGTCTACCGGCAACTCACCGGCACCGACCCGCTCGGTCGCGGCGCCGCCGCCCAGTCGGCGCGCTCCGCCGAGTTGGCCCCCCGCACCGAGACCGCCGACGGCATGGCCCGCTCGGTCTGCCCGTACTGCGCGGTCGGCTGCGGGCAGCGGGTCTTCCACTCCGGCGGCAAGGTCACCCAGATCGAGGGCGACCCGGACAGCCCGATCTCGCGCGGCCGGCTCTGCCCGAAGGGCTCGGCCAGCAAGAGCCTGGTGACCAGCCCGCTGCGCCCGACCACGGTCCGCTACCGCCGGCCGTACGCGACCGAGTGGGAAGACCTCGACCTCGACGTCGCGCTCGACATGATCGCCGACCGCATCCTCGCCGCCCGCGCGGAGACCTGGGAGGACGTCGACGACGAGGGCCGCCCGCTGAACCGGACGCTGGGCATCTCCAGCCTCGGCGGCGCGACGCTGGACAACGAGGAGAACTACCTCATCAAGAAGCTGTTCACGGCGATGGGGGCACTCCAGATCGAGAACCAGGCCCGTATTTGACACTCCGCCACCGTCCCCGGTCTGGGGACCAGCTTCGGTCGCGGCGGGGCGACGGACTTCCAGCAGGACCTCGTCAACGCTGACGTCATCGTCATCCAGGGCTCGAACATGGCCGAGGCCCACCCGGTGGGCTTCCAGTGGGTGATGGAGGCGAAGAAGCGCGGCGCGAAGGTCTTCCACGTGGACCCGCGGTTCACGCGTACCAGCGCGCTCGCCGACACGTACCTGCCGATCCGTGCGGGCACGGACATCGCGCTGCTCGGCGGCGTGGTGCGCTACATCCTGGAGAACGAGCTGGACTTCCGGGAGTACGTGCTGGCGTACACCAACGCGGCCAACATCGTCAGTGAGCAGTTCGCCGACACCGAGGACCTGGACGGCCTGTTCTCCGGCTACAACCCGGACACCGGCTCGTACGACCACACGAGCTGGCAGTACGAGGGCCAGGAGGACAGCGCCCGGATCCGGGGCACCGGCAAGGAACGTGACTCGGCCTCCGGGCTGGAGCACGAGTCGCACGGCGAGCCGGTGCCGCCGCAGGCGCCACGGGACGAGACGTTGCAGCATCCGCGCTGCGTCTACCAGATCCTGAAGCGGCACTTCGCCCGCTACACCCCGGAGATGGTGGCCCGGGTGTGCGGCATCCCGGAGGAGAAGTTCCTGGAGCTGGCGCGCGCCTGGACGGAGAACTCGGGCCGGGAACGCACCGGCGCGCTCGTCTACTCCGTCGGCTGGACCCAGCACAGCGTCGGCGTGCAGTACATCCGCACCGGCTCGATCATCCAGACGCTGCTGGGCAACATGGGCCGCCCGGGTGGTGGCATCCTGGCGCTGCGCGGGCACGCCAGCATCCAGGGCTCCACCGACATCCCGACGCTGTTCAACCTGCTGCCCGGCTACCTGCCGATGCCGCACCACGCCGACCACCCGACGTTCGACGAGTGGGTGGACAGCATCCGGCGCCCGGGCCAGAAGGGCTTCTGGGGCAACTCGCGTGCGTTCGCGGCGAGCCTGCTGAAGGCGTACTGGGGTGACGCGGCGACGCCGGAGAACGACTTCTGCTACGGCTACATGCCCCGGATGACCGGCGACCACGGCACGTACCAGCAGGTCCTGAACATGATCGACGGCAAGGTGAAGGGCTACTTCCTGCTCGGCCAGAACCCGGCGGTCGGCTCGGCGCACGGCCGGGCCCAGCGTCTCGGCATGGCCAACCTCGACTGGCTCGTCGTCCGCGACCTGTTCATGATCGAGAGCGCCACGTTCTGGAAGAACAGCCCGGAGGTCGCCACCGGCGAGATCGTGCCGGAGGAGTGCCGCACCGAGGTGTTCTTCCTGCCGGCGGCCTCGCACGTGGAGAAGGAGGGCACGTTCACGCAGACGCAGCGGCTGCTGCAGTGGCGAGAGAAGGCCGTCGACCCGCCGGGCGACGCCCGCTCCGAGCTGTGGTTCTTCTACCACCTGGGCCGCGTGCTGCGGGAGAAGCTGGCCGGCTCCACCGAGCGTCGCGACCGCGCGCTGCTGGACCTGGCCTGGGACTACCCCACGCACGGTCCGCACGCGGAGCCGAGCGCCGAGGCGGTGCTGAAGGAGATCAACGGGTACGAGGTGGCCACCGGTCGCCCGCTCAACGCGTTCGGCGAGGCCCGCGACGACGGCTCCACGGCGATCGGCTGCTGGATCTACTCCGGCGTCTACGCCGACGGGGTGAACCAGGCGGCCCGCCGCCGGTCCCGGCACGAGCAGGACTGGGTGGCGGCCGAGTGGGGCTGGGCGTGGCCGGCGAACCGCCGCACGCTGTACAACCGCGCCTCCGCCGACCCGGAGGGCCGGCCGTGGAGCGAGCGCAAGAAGTACGTCTGGTGGGACCCGGAGGCCGGCGAGTGGACCGGCTACGACGTGCCGGACTTCGAGAAGACGAAGCCGCCGTCGTACCGGCCGCCCGAGGGTGCCTCCGGTCCGGCCGGGCTCGCCGGTGACGACGCGTTCGTCATGCAGGGCGACGGCAAGGCGTGGCTGTACGCGCCGACCGGTGTCCTGGACGGCCCGCTGCCGACGCACTACGAGCCGGCCGAGTCGCCGATGCGCAACCCGCTCTACGGTCAGCAGGCCAACCCGACCCGCAAGATCTACGAGCACCCGGTCAACCGGATGAACCCGAGCCCGCCGGAGCCGCACAGCCAGGTCTTCCCGTACGTGTTCACGGTCAGCCGCCTCACCGAGCACCACACGGCCGGTGGGATGAGCCGTACCGTGCCGCGCCTGGCGGAGCTGCAACCGGAGATGTTCGTCGAGGTGTCCCCGGAACTGGCCGGCGAGATCGGCCTGGACCACCTGGGCTGGGCGCACCTGATCAGCGGCCGCGCGGTGATCGAGGCGCGGGTGCTGGTCACCGACCGGCTCACCCCGCTGCGGGTGGACGGCCGGATCATCCACCAGGTCTGGCTGCCGTACCACTTCGGCACCGAGGGTCTGGTCACCGGCGACTCGGCGAACGACCTGTTCGGCATCACGCTGGACCCGAACGTCCTCATCCAGGAGAGCAAGGTCGGCACCTGCGACATCCGGCCCGGCCGTCGTCCCACCGGCCCGCCGCTGCTCGACCTGGTCGGCGACTACCAGCGGCGGGCCGGGATGACGCCGGACCGGAAGATCCCCGTGGTGACCACCGACGCCGGCGGCGGGGACGACGCCGCCGGCAGCACCGACGAGCGGTCGCCCGCCGCGCACCAGGACGGGGAACCGGATGCCTGA
- a CDS encoding 4Fe-4S dicluster domain-containing protein — protein MPDANSLYGPLDPAPDAGWVDAPPRMGFFTDTSVCIGCKACEVACKEWNGVPDSGFDLLGMSYDNTGALTANSWRHVAFIEQPRPAGHRTPPFAGDPTGPAVSPASASVGAGTAPDTGTNPGLPPGQPEAAARMAAGPEFLGMPGTQPPGRATGVESRTDFRWLMMSDVCKHCTHAACLDVCPTGSLFRTEFGTVVVQEDICNGCGYCISACPYGVIDQRKGDGRAWKCTLCYDRMGAGMTPACAQACPTESIQYGPLDELRERAATRVAALHERGVPEARLYGHDPTDGVGGDGAFFLLLDEPEVYGLPPDPVVTTRDLPKMWKRAGLAALTMAAAAVAAFVGGSS, from the coding sequence ATGCCTGACGCCAACAGCCTGTACGGCCCGCTCGACCCGGCCCCGGACGCGGGCTGGGTCGACGCGCCGCCCCGGATGGGCTTCTTCACCGACACCAGCGTCTGCATCGGCTGCAAGGCGTGCGAGGTGGCCTGCAAGGAGTGGAACGGCGTCCCGGACTCCGGTTTCGACCTGCTCGGCATGTCGTACGACAACACCGGCGCGCTGACCGCGAACTCGTGGCGGCACGTCGCGTTCATCGAGCAGCCCCGCCCGGCCGGGCACCGCACGCCGCCGTTCGCCGGCGACCCGACCGGCCCGGCGGTCAGCCCCGCGTCGGCGTCGGTCGGCGCGGGCACGGCCCCCGACACCGGTACGAACCCGGGCCTGCCGCCGGGACAGCCGGAGGCGGCGGCGCGGATGGCCGCCGGTCCGGAGTTCCTCGGCATGCCCGGCACCCAGCCGCCCGGGCGGGCCACCGGCGTGGAGAGCCGCACCGACTTCCGCTGGCTGATGATGTCCGACGTGTGCAAGCACTGCACGCACGCGGCCTGCCTGGACGTGTGCCCGACCGGTTCGCTGTTCCGCACCGAGTTCGGCACGGTGGTGGTGCAGGAGGACATCTGCAACGGCTGCGGCTACTGCATCTCCGCCTGCCCGTACGGCGTGATCGACCAGCGCAAGGGTGACGGCCGGGCGTGGAAGTGCACGCTGTGCTACGACCGGATGGGCGCGGGCATGACACCCGCCTGCGCGCAGGCCTGCCCGACCGAGTCCATCCAGTACGGCCCGCTCGACGAGCTGCGGGAACGCGCCGCCACGCGGGTCGCCGCGCTGCACGAGCGGGGTGTGCCGGAGGCACGTCTCTACGGCCACGACCCGACCGACGGCGTGGGCGGGGACGGCGCGTTCTTCCTGCTGCTCGACGAGCCGGAGGTCTACGGGCTGCCGCCGGACCCGGTGGTCACCACCCGGGACCTGCCGAAGATGTGGAAGCGGGCCGGGCTGGCCGCGCTGACCATGGCGGCGGCCGCCGTCGCCGCGTTCGTCGGAGGATCGTCGTGA
- the nrfD gene encoding NrfD/PsrC family molybdoenzyme membrane anchor subunit, which translates to MSPDRPVGDLFRRFRERLSAERPAGPHGGLERLSAGRGSAAERENGSRATAPGPGMGRTDAGSRDAGLPPHPPRDAAPRRRRGKGGKGGGEQLTVPPAEFTSYYGRPVLKPPVWRWDIAAYLFTGGLAAGSSLLAAGGQLTGRPALRRAGRVAALAGVGASTYFLINDLGRPSRFHHMLRVAKVTSPMSVGTWILSVFGPAAGAAAVAEVAPLLPEHGVLGLGRRLLPPAGHAAGVVAAVTAPALATYTGVLLADTAVPSWHEAYPELPAIFAGSALASGAGVGLVAAPCAQAGPARRLAVAGAAMELWGSHRVENRLGLLSEPYTQGTPGKLLRAGRALTAAGVVGALVGRRSRVLSALSGGALIAASVCTRFGIFHGGVASARDPRYTVVPQRERADRRAADQV; encoded by the coding sequence GTGAGCCCGGACCGCCCGGTCGGTGACCTGTTCCGCCGTTTCCGCGAGCGCCTGTCCGCCGAACGCCCCGCCGGGCCGCACGGCGGTCTCGAGCGGCTGAGCGCGGGCCGCGGCAGCGCCGCCGAGCGGGAGAACGGCAGCCGGGCCACCGCGCCCGGTCCCGGGATGGGCCGCACCGACGCGGGCTCCCGCGACGCCGGCCTGCCCCCGCACCCGCCCCGCGACGCGGCACCCCGCCGACGCCGCGGCAAGGGCGGCAAGGGCGGCGGGGAGCAGCTCACCGTGCCGCCGGCCGAGTTCACCTCCTACTACGGCCGACCCGTCCTCAAGCCGCCGGTGTGGCGGTGGGACATCGCCGCGTACCTGTTCACCGGCGGCCTCGCCGCCGGCTCGTCGCTGCTGGCCGCGGGCGGGCAGCTCACCGGCCGCCCGGCGTTGCGCCGCGCCGGCCGGGTCGCCGCGCTGGCCGGGGTCGGCGCGAGCACCTACTTCCTGATCAACGACCTGGGCCGGCCGTCGCGCTTCCACCACATGCTGCGGGTGGCGAAGGTGACCTCGCCGATGTCGGTGGGCACCTGGATCCTCAGCGTGTTCGGCCCGGCCGCCGGGGCCGCCGCGGTCGCCGAGGTGGCCCCGCTGCTGCCCGAGCACGGCGTGCTGGGGCTCGGCCGCCGGCTGCTGCCCCCGGCCGGGCACGCCGCCGGTGTGGTCGCCGCCGTCACCGCGCCGGCGCTCGCCACGTACACCGGGGTGCTGCTGGCGGACACGGCGGTGCCGTCGTGGCACGAGGCGTACCCGGAACTGCCCGCCATCTTCGCGGGCAGCGCGCTGGCCAGCGGTGCCGGTGTAGGGCTGGTGGCCGCGCCCTGCGCGCAGGCCGGCCCGGCGCGGCGTCTCGCGGTCGCGGGCGCGGCGATGGAGCTGTGGGGTTCGCACCGGGTGGAGAACCGGCTCGGGCTGCTCAGCGAGCCCTACACGCAGGGCACACCCGGCAAGCTGCTGCGCGCGGGCCGCGCGCTGACCGCCGCCGGTGTGGTCGGCGCGCTGGTCGGTCGCCGCAGCCGGGTGCTGTCCGCGCTGTCCGGCGGCGCGCTGATCGCCGCGTCGGTGTGCACCCGGTTCGGGATCTTCCACGGCGGCGTCGCCTCGGCACGCGATCCGCGGTACACGGTGGTGCCGCAGCGCGAACGCGCCGACCGGCGGGCCGCCGACCAGGTCTGA
- the selA gene encoding L-seryl-tRNA(Sec) selenium transferase has protein sequence MREVDPRRRVPRTDALLADPALAAAAATLGRDRVKAAIVRAQDRARRGELTPDQVRDAALADLPGRTPRAVLNATGVVLHTNLGRAPLAPSAVDALVAAAGHTDVELDLRTGRRARRGREALDALAAAVPDAGAVHVVNNGAAALVLAATALAAGREIVVSRGELVEIGDGFRLPDLLASTGARLREVGTTNRTTRADYEAAIGERTGFVLKVHPSNFVVSGFTSAVPVAELATLGVPVVVDIGSGLLAPDPLLPAEPDAATTLRAGAHLVTASGDKLLGGPQAGLLLGDADLVQRLRRHPLARALRVDKLTLSALAATLYAPTTPTRDALHADPVRLRDRLERLRDRLGEDGCKAEVVPSAAVVGGGGAPGVELDSWALSLPERYAEPLRTGEPAVLGRVLQGRLLLDLRAVPEDADDRVRAAVLSVED, from the coding sequence ATGCGTGAGGTCGACCCGCGACGGCGGGTGCCGCGCACCGACGCGCTGCTCGCCGACCCCGCGCTGGCCGCCGCCGCCGCGACGCTCGGCCGCGACCGGGTCAAGGCCGCGATCGTCCGCGCGCAGGACCGCGCCCGCCGGGGCGAGCTGACCCCCGATCAGGTACGCGACGCGGCGCTCGCCGACCTGCCCGGCCGTACGCCACGCGCGGTGCTCAACGCCACCGGTGTCGTGCTGCACACCAACCTGGGCCGCGCCCCGCTCGCCCCGTCGGCGGTGGACGCGCTGGTCGCCGCCGCCGGGCACACCGACGTGGAGCTGGACCTGCGGACCGGGCGGCGGGCCCGGCGCGGCCGGGAGGCGCTGGACGCGCTCGCCGCCGCGGTGCCCGACGCCGGGGCGGTGCACGTGGTGAACAACGGCGCGGCGGCGCTGGTGCTGGCCGCGACCGCGCTGGCCGCCGGCCGGGAGATCGTGGTGAGCCGCGGTGAGCTGGTCGAGATCGGCGACGGGTTCCGCCTGCCCGACCTGCTGGCCAGCACCGGCGCGCGGCTGCGCGAGGTGGGCACCACCAACCGCACCACCCGCGCCGACTACGAGGCGGCGATCGGCGAGCGGACCGGCTTCGTGCTCAAGGTGCACCCGTCGAACTTCGTGGTCTCCGGCTTCACGTCGGCGGTGCCGGTGGCCGAGCTGGCCACGCTCGGCGTACCGGTGGTGGTCGACATCGGGTCCGGGCTGCTCGCGCCGGACCCGCTGCTGCCCGCCGAGCCGGACGCCGCCACCACACTGCGCGCGGGCGCGCACCTCGTCACCGCCAGCGGCGACAAGCTGCTCGGCGGACCGCAGGCCGGTCTGCTGCTCGGCGACGCCGACCTGGTGCAGCGGCTGCGCCGGCACCCGCTCGCGCGGGCGCTGCGGGTCGACAAGCTCACCCTCTCCGCGCTCGCCGCCACCCTGTACGCGCCCACCACACCCACCCGGGACGCGCTGCACGCCGACCCGGTCCGGCTGCGGGACCGGCTGGAGCGGCTGCGGGACCGGCTCGGCGAAGACGGCTGCAAGGCCGAGGTGGTGCCCAGCGCCGCGGTGGTCGGCGGCGGCGGGGCGCCTGGCGTGGAGCTGGACTCGTGGGCGCTGAGCCTGCCCGAGCGGTACGCCGAGCCGCTGCGCACCGGCGAGCCGGCGGTCCTCGGGCGGGTGCTGCAGGGCCGGCTGCTGCTGGACCTGCGCGCCGTGCCGGAGGACGCCGACGACCGGGTCCGCGCGGCCGTGCTGAGCGTGGAGGACTGA